One part of the Kryptolebias marmoratus isolate JLee-2015 linkage group LG13, ASM164957v2, whole genome shotgun sequence genome encodes these proteins:
- the LOC108238974 gene encoding endosialin-like — protein sequence MLKKNRSSCSSMSLLCILWLLIVCVAPGSWGQRLRTPEEEQGTDEARLPEKHAICYQEGCYAVFFQKKIFREAGQACRENGGTLATMHTYEAAGVVHKLMSAIDAQGSRSRFRLWIGLHRPPRQCSTTRPLRGFVWVTGNQEGQFTNWNREEMPKTCAAHRCVAMTVNISESGRESAANYKWAEGPCGLPLDGYICQYNHKATCSPLEDEGRGPAAYTTPFKLVSTLLTHVPFGSVATLLCPADRLNPDAPAEQVILCMDRDDETVGWSKDAPLCSSSAATQYQDWCSGDHGCEQHCQNIDQTYLCYCFEGFVLDEDGYSCKPDPLNQNDPPELTPVTDPPQNKRVCLEMGCQYDCSKTTRGVRCTCPPGYQISPDGRTCSDVDECLQEPCPQLCVNIPGTFHCTCYQGYQTDNDGECVDIDECLDDGSCEGSCENTVGSFKCQCEPGFELSDEGECLDVDECDLESPCQQQCLNQIGGYQCDCNDGFDLQLDGLTCQSSYSDGEYSTLTPDPGTSDEYDLPWSTTDPYFKDDSNNDVNWLTEAPVGLTPDMAHQSDNHLNQWDDLSPEQYHTAPSPTQKIGTNNDIDRDVGTKEASGGVIAETANGSSSGTGGSEGPEMDTNSTAEAGGSAAGKRKHDKSWLLVALLVPLCVFLVVMLALGIVYCTSCAVDKSLSFSDCYRWVLPTTPPPRKDGKTQA from the exons ATGCTGAAGAAGAacaggagcagctgcagcagcatgaGTCTCTTGTGCATCCTGTGGCTGCTGATCGTTTGCGTGGCCCCTGGAAGCTGGGGCCAAAGGCTGAGGACGCCTGAAGAGGAACAGGGGACAGACGAAGCTCGGCTGCCGGAGAAACATGCAATCTGCTACCAGGAAGGATGCTACGCTGTCTTCTTCCAGAAGAAAATCTTCAGGGAAGCTGGCCAGGCCTGCCGGGAGAATGGTGGGACCCTGGCCACGATGCATACCTATGAAGCGGCGGGCGTGGTCCATAAGCTGATGTCGGCCATTGATGCACAAGGCTCCAGGTCCAGGTTTCGTCTCTGGATTGGACTCCACAGACCTCCGCGCCAGTGTTCAACCACCCGACCACTCAGAGGATTCGTCTGGGTCACAG GAAATCAAGAAGGTCAGTTCACCAACTGGAATCGTGAAGAAATGCCCAAGACATGTGCCGCCCATCGCTGCGTGGCCATGACTGTAAACATATCAGAGAGCGGACGAGAGAGCGCAGCAAACTACAAATGGGCCGAAGGTCCCTGCGGGCTGCCTTTGGATGGATATATTTGTCAGTACAACCACAAAGCGACATGTTCACCACTGGAAGATGAGGGCAGAGGTCCAGCCGCTTATACAACCCCGTTTAAACTTGTAAGCACCCTGCTGACTCATGTACCCTTTGGATCTGTGGCTACTTTGCTCTGTCCTGCAGACAGACTAAACCCAGATGCTCCTGCTGAGCAAGTCATCCTGTGCATGGATAGAGATGATGAAACGGTGGGCTGGTCCAAGGATGCCCCTCTATGTTCTTCCAGTGCAGCAACACAGTATCAGGACTGGTGTAGTGGGGACCATGGTTGTGAGCAGCACTGCCAGAACATAGACCAAACGTACCTCTGTTACTGTTTTGAAGGGTTCGTCTTGGATGAGGATGGCTACAGCTGCAAGCCTGACCCCCTGAACCAAAACGACCCACCTGAACTGACTCCTGTCACTGACCCTCCCCAAAACAAAAGGGTGTGTCTGGAGATGGGGTGCCAGTATGACTGCTCGAAAACAACTCGGGGCGTCCGCTGCACATGCCCCCCAGGCTACCAGATAAGTCCGGATGGCCGCACATGTTCCGATGTAGATGAATGTCTGCAAGAACCGTGTCCCCAACTTTGTGTGAACATCCCAGGCACTTTCCACTGCACCTGCTATCAGGGGTATCAGACAGACAATGACGGAGAGTGCGTAGATATAGATGAGTGCCTCGATGACGGCAGCTGTGAGGGCTCCTGTGAAAACACTGTAGGGTCCTTCAAGTGCCAGTGTGAACCCGGCTTTGAGCTGAGTGATGAAGGTGAGTGTTTAGATGTGGATGAGTGTGACTTGGAGTCACCCTGCCAGCAACAGTGTCTCAACCAAATTGGAGGGTACCAGTGTGACTGTAATGATGGCTTTGACCTGCAGCTAGACGGACTTACCTGCCAATCTTCATATTCTGATGGAGAATATTCCACTCTGACCCCTGATCCTGGTACGTCTGATGAGTATGATCTTCCCTGGTCCACCACTGACCCGTATTTTAAAGATGACAGCAACAATGATGTCAACTGGCTGACAGAGGCCCCTGTGGGACTTACCCCTGATATGGCTCATCAATCAGATAATCACCTAAACCAATGGGATGACCTTTCACCTGAGCAATACCACACAGCCCCATCCCCGACGCAAAAAATTGGCACCAACAACGACATCGACCGTGATGTTGGGACAAAAGAAGCAAGCGGTGGGGTCATAGCTGAAACAGCAAACGGATCATCCAGTGGGACTGGGGGGTCTGAGGGACCTGAGATGGACACTAACAGTACAGCAGAGGCAGGAGGGTCTGCAGCTGGTAAACGCAAGCACGACAAGAGCTGGCTGCTTGTGGCTCTGCtggtgcctctgtgtgtgtttcttgtaGTGATGCTGGCTTTGGGAATCGTCTACTGCACCAGCTGTGCAGTGGATAAGAGCCTCAGCTTTTCGGACTGCTATCGCTGGGTTCTCCCTACAACACCTCCTCCCAGGAAGGATGGCAAAACTCAAGCGTGA